The nucleotide window ATCCATCACAGAAATGATtgataagctagacttcattaaaatcaaAACCTTCTTCTCTGCAGAAGATATTGTCAAGAGAATGACAAGACAAGCCAcagagtgaaagaaaatatttgcaaaagacacattcAGTTaaagactgttatccaaaatatacaaagaactcttaaaattcaacaaaaagaaaacaaacacagtttaaaaatgggTCATCTGaccagacacctcaccaaagaagacacacagatggcaaataagcacataaaaggatgctccacatcacctgtcatcaggaaaatgccaattaaaacaataagataccactacacatctattGGAAGGACCAAAACCCAGAACATTGACACCAAATGCTGataaggatatggagcaacaggaactctcatctATTGGGATGGAACACAAGAAAGCACAGAcgctttggaagacagtttgatggtttctttttttttttttttttttttttaaagattttatttatttattcatgatagtcacagagagagagagagagagagagagagagagagagagagagagaggcagagacacaggcagagggagaagcaggctccatgcaccgggagcccgacgtgggatccgatcccgggtctccaggatcgcgccctgggccaaaggcaggcgccaaaccgctgcgccacccagggatcccagtttgatggtttcttataaaactaaatgtacTCTTATCACACAATTCAGCAATCATGTCCCagaggagttgaaaacttatgtttagggatgcctgcgtggctcagcagttgaacatctgcctttggctcagggtgtgatcctcgagtcctgggatcgagtcctgcaccaggcttcccgcagggagcctgcttctccctctgcctatgtctctgcctctctctgtgtctctcatgaaaaaataaataaaatctttaaaaaaaaaaaaaagcttatgtttacacaaaaacctgaacacatgtttatagcagccttattcataatagtcaaattttgtgttttttttttttttttttttttttttttttttttttttataatagtcaaacTTTGGAAGCAACCAGCATGTCTTCAGtaggtggatggataaataagttgtgatacatccagacaatgaaatattattcaatgctTAAAAAATGCATCAcgaagccacaaaaagacatggaagaaatttCAGTGCATATTTCTAAGAGAAAGACATCAATCTGAAAAGGTTatgtactatatgattccaactatatgacattctggaaaaggcaaaactacagagacaattaaaagatcagtggttgcagGGATGGGATGTAGATGAACAGGCAGggtacagaggatttttaaggcagtgaaaatagTGTGATACCATATGATGGTATGATAATGATGTCATTAtaaacatttgtccaaacccacagaatatatAACAGGAATAAATCCTAAAATCAACTGTGGACTCTGGGTGAGAATGATGCGTCCACATAGATTCATCAACTATAACAgatgtaccactctggtgagtGGCGTTGATAACGGGAAAGCTATTTGTGGCGGGGCAAAGGgaatatggaaaatctctgtgtCTTCTCAATTCTGTTGTAAACTTAATACtgctcaaaaaaaattaagtctttaaaaaaataaattaagtggGTGCCCTGTGTGGGGAGGGAAATGAGAGTGGGGAAtcagggacaaagggagagaagtGAAAATACAGTGTGATCAACACGTGAGACTCTGCAGCAAGGTGGAAGAGGAGCAGCAAAGCAGACTTCACCAAGAAGCTGCACCTAACTCTGGCAGAGGAGTAGCATTATTGGTAAGATGCAAAGGGGATGAGACCTCCAGGCAGGGAGGACAACTGGGGCAAAGGCTGAGGGAGGTTCAAAGCTGGTGCTTCGGAGGAACTCCAAGGTTTCAGGGGGATGGATGCCCAAGGTGCCCTCGCCAGGAAGGCAAGAGCCAACAACTATTCTCTTAACCTGTAAAACTTTCCTCCTCTTACCTGATGGACTCCTACTCAGCCTTCATATACCTCTGGGCTGCCAGAAAGGCCGTGTGGCTAGGGAAGGAGTGTGAATGACTTGATCTCCCCTCCGGCCCAGGAAGTCATTCCCTGCTCTTcggacttcagtttcttcatctgaaaattggGAATCATAACACCACCTACCTTGGAAGGTTGTGATAGAGAGGAAATGAGAtgagcaaaatacaaaatactatgTCCTTATACTTATACTCTAGTGGAGGGAGACAACTAAATATGTAGCatgttcactgctgtattcctCAGACCCAGaactatgcctggcacatagtaggtgctcaattaatatttgcagatgaatgactaacaaataaataaaagcagttaCCAGTTTTGctgtggaaagaaggaaagcagggtgaggtggagagggagagccaTGGGAGTGCTGGTGGGGATGGGTGGGTAGGGGCAGTGGTGAGGGAAGGCCTCCCTGAAGAGGTGAGATTTAAGGGAAGATCAGAAGGAAGAAGGGCCCAAGCTATGGGGATATCTGGGGGTGGTGCAAACCCAGGGAGAGGTGGGCTCCACAGGCAGTGAGGAGgcctgtgtggctggagcagagagacAGCAGACAGAATATGGCAGCTGAGCCCCTATTGTGGGTCAACTAAGAATGTGGCAAGagccccatccccactcccaggGATGAGGCTGAGAGCAGAGTCAAAAACCCTTGCAGGCCATGGGTTGCTCCTCCACCTGGGCCGAGCCCCTAAGAACTGTAGCACAAACTCCTCTCACATGTTAAGTTCTTgatatgtgccaggccctggcttTCCTGGCATGAATTCTGTAACCATCACCAGCCCTAGGAATgagtgctattattattcccagtTTTCAGAGCAGGAAACCAAAACTCCTAGAGGCAGCTACCCTTGGGCTGGCCCCAAGGGCTCTCTGATGCAGGAGTGTGGCGTGCTCCCACCACATTGTCCTGGAATTCTTTGTTTACAGCTCACCTTCCCCTCTTGGCTGCAGAAGGCCCAACACAgtctcattcatggttttattttactcCCAGGGTCCCAGGTGTCAAAGCCTGCCTGAGGAGCCAGTGAATGAATGAGCCTACCAAGTAAGCCCTCCCCAGCTTCGGCTTCCGGGCCCAGTTCATGCCCCCGTTGGCTTCTCCAACCAGAAGCTGGGATGGGAAGGGGGCTGGAcagcagagagggggagaagggggagaaagcGAAAGTGAAGGGAGCCGGGAGCCCCTGTGAGGAGGCGCAGACAGGGAAGGAAATCTCCCGGTAATAACTCATCGGCTCAGGAAGCagcagcctggcctggggctgcGTGTGGGACTAGCCCTGTGGGGAGGGGGCCATGCAggctccttctcttccccaaagCCCAGCCTGGCTGGGGTCATGGTCAGATGAGGAGCGGTGGGGGAGCCAGGTGTGGGAACAGAACTTCCCACAGGCCCTGGGGCTTGAAGACATCAGGGGCTGCTCCCCGGCAGCCAAGGGAATCCCTCTAGCTCCCTGCCCCCATTCTGGTCTGGGGTAGGGGGGAGCCAGGAAAGCAGTGTAGCAGAGCTGGGAGGCATCTTCAAGAAAGCTGAGAGgcccagaaaggaaaacaagccaAAACACCTCTAGAAACCCTTTACCTTCACTCCCTGTGCCCTCTCTACCACATAGATGCATCCGGGTTGaagagaaagttatttttaaggcCAAGTGATACAGGATGGACCTGGGAAGAGGGCACAGCATGGGGACCCCAGCTTGCCATCAACAGCTCAGTAATTCTTCCCAGGGCCCCTGAGAAGGAGAACATGTCAGACTCAACAACCTAAggtttctggaaggaaggaaggaaggaaggaaatgaggacAGATAGCTATGCCtctgtgggggggaggggcattccaaggagggaggagggcatggATTTGGAGACAGAGTGGGATTGTGGAGAGTATAGGAGAGCAATTTGTGTTTTATTGGTGGTGAGGGTTACCGGGACCAGGGGTGATAGTGAAGGCTATCATTAGGCTGGGGCTAATGCCTCCCCTCACCTCTTGTGAGACTAAAAGCTAAAGctctctcatctgtaaattgggggtACTCCCCCACAACTTCACCAAGGAGCAGTAAAGATCAGTAAAGTACCCAGCACAatggctggcacacagtaggaccTCAACCAAAATGTCCATTCCATGAGAGCAAAGAGTTTGTCACCTCTCTATTCTCAGACCTAAAACCATTCCTGGCATAGCAGGggttgaagaaatatttgttgaatgaatacgtGAATGAATGAAGCtactggtttgtgtgtgtgtgtgtgtgtgtgtgtgtgtgttttattttgcctttttatttatttatttttttaagtttgctgtTGAGGATGTGACATTGTGGAATCCTTCTTCGGAAAGATTACAAGGTTTCTCTAAGTGTTCTCCAGGGCCACCATCACAATGCAGATTCCCGGGCCCCGttccagacctgctgaatcagaatggGAGGAAGCCGGGAATCTGGCGCGCACCAGCCGCCTTCCCCAATTCTCAGACACCAGAGAGCCGTAGAACCACAGTATCGGAACGTGAGGGTGGGAAACCCTGCGCTGCTTTCTCGGCAGTCCTCTTCCCAAACGAGCTAACTGAAGTCAAGAGGGCGTCCCTGCGGGTTTAGAGCGAGGACAGGGAGTCCAGATCTGGGCACACCCCACCCCGGCCGCCTGCACCCCTCGGACCCCGCACACACCAGCCCGGCTCGCTCGCCCGGCCCTGGAACCCTCAGGGCGGGCCACTCAGCTCGCGGGCTGCTTTCAAGCTGGGGGACGGGGGCGGCGGGCGCTTCGCCATTGGCCGCGGCGCGAAGGCCGCCTCCCCATTGGCCAgggcggcggccccgcccccgccggggcGGCCTCGTGATTGGCCCCTCCCCGGCTATAaggcggcggccggcggggccGTGGGAGCGCGCGGGAGCGCACGGCGGGGCGCGGCAGACGCCGGGACGCGGCGCACGGAGGGACGCGGCCCCGCGCCCATGGCGTTCGCGCTGCTGCGCCCCGTCGGTGCGCACGTGCTGTACCCGGACGTGCGGCTGCTGAGCGAGGACGAGGAGAACCGCAGCGAGAGCGACGCGTCCGATCAGTCGTTCGGCTGCTGCGAGGGCCTGGaggcggcgcggcgcggcccgggccccgggggcgggcggcgggcgagcggcggcggcggcggcggcggcgcgggcccggTGGTGGTGGTGCGACAGCGGCAGGCGGCCAACGCGCGGGAGCGGGACCGCACGCAGAGCGTGAACACGGCTTTCACGGCGCTGCGCACGCTCATCCCCACCGAGCCGGTGGACCGCAAGCTGTCTAAGATCGAGACGCTGCGCCTGGCGTCCAGCTACATCGCGCACCTGGCCAACGTGCTGCTGCTGGGCGACGCGGCCGACGACGGGCAGCCGTGCTTCCGCGCGGCCGGCAGTGCCAAGAGCGCGGTCCCCGCCGCCCCCGACGGCGGCCGCCAGCCCCGCTCCATCTGCACCTTCTGCCTCAGCAACCAGCGCAAAGGGGTGAGTGCGCGGAGCCTCGAGACCCGCGCCGCGGGGTCAGGGGTCGGCGGGGGACGGGGCCTCCCAGGGAAGCCGAAGAGCAGCAGAGGCGCCGGTGAAGCGAGGGCGAAGCCACAGGAAGTTCGGCGGGGGCTGGGGCGCTCCCAGCCCAGGGTTTGGTGTGCCACGGAGCCACCCGCCCAAAGCCCCCCCACCAGAAGTGGGGCAGGGGAGCCCAGGGAACGGAGATTGCTCGCCGGAGCTGTGCTGGGAAAGAGTGTGAGGAAGTAGTTGGAAAGGCCATCCATCGCCCTATTAAGCGCTTCCCATGCGCGACGTGcgttcctcctcctttcttttacaCTCGCAAGAACTCTCTGGCAGGTACTTGTTCTGCCCGGTGTATCACTGATGAGGACCTGAGGCTCAGGGGGGTGTGCTCACATGCTCACAGGTGCTCACAGGGAAGCCAGAACGCacgttcttttctttcttttcttttcttttcttttcttttttttcttttcttttcttttcttttcttttcttttcttttcttttcttttcttttctttctttttttaaagattttctttattcacgagagacacacggagagaggcagacacaggcagagggagaagcggcttcctccaaggagcctgatgcaggacttgatcccaggacccaggaattaagacctgagccaaaggcagatgctcaactactgggccacccaggtgctcccagaatGCAGGTTCTGTTGCTTGTTGGTTGGCGTTGCCCTGAACTACCCCTACCAGTAAAATAATTGTCCCCCATCCTGAGACTTGACCCAAGGGCAGGAGACTGGGAAGAAAGAGACACATATCCCCAGCTGAAAGTCTGAGGTAGCCAGCTAATGGGCAGTAGGGGTCTCCTACTGCTCCATTAAGAAGATAGTCTCCCCAAAAGGGATGGAGTGTGGGGGCGAGATCACTGTTGAGTCAGCTGGAAGGAGCTGGAGTTGAACTCCTGTGGTGTGTCCCAGATGAGGATGAGAACCAGCCTGGTAGGGGGCGGATGGGGCTGAGTAGCTGCAAAGGTTGCAAGGGGGCTCTCCTGGTTGGAAGCTGGTTCTTCTGCCTGgaccccaaggagcctgcttcatccccgacctttccctctctgtcctgGCCTTCTCTTACAGTAAGGAACCTCTTTGGATTGTAGCAGCTGGCATTTATACCTGGAGATAGAGACTGGGAGAGTCCCTGACTGACCTACAGCCTTTTGGAAAGTGAAAGGGCACAGGGGATGACCATCAGGTCTCTGAGTCCCCTATTCTTTGGTTTTTACAGCTGTCTAGGCCCCCTGCTTCACTCTGTCCTGGGGAAGCCTCTGTGTCCTGACCTCAGACCACCCTCTTCTGACTCATCAGACTCCCAGCCTGGCCTCTCACCCCCATGGCTGCTTCAGATTCCGAGTCAGTCGTCTTAGGCTCTCTGTCTGACTCGTTCGCTGCCCCTCCCAGCTGCGGGCCCTGGCCAGTGTtccaggcgggggtggggggtgagggcaggtgggCCTTCAGGCATCCAGCTTGGGATGTGAAGGCTGGCCTGGCCCTCAACGATAGCCCTCTCACTGCCCTTCACCTGTTCCTTCAGTTCATCCAACCTTATCTTCCCTATGGTCACCTTTTGTTTGCTCTGAGAACATTTCCAGAGAAACAGGTTGTAGGTCTCCACCCACCACGGTCAGGAGCTCCTAGTGCAAtgccagggccagggcaggaggatggggaTGAAGACTAGGATGCTGCACTCTCATGGCGGGAGGACTGTCAGAGCCCAGAGGAAGCCCCTAGCCAGGGACTGCATTCCTGACAGATGCTTGGGAACAGAGACAGGCAGATAAGTGGGTAGAGAAAGGTGTTCTAGGAGCAGGGCACCACAAGAGTTGGCATCAGGAAACATGATgtagagaaggaaaggggaagatgGGGAAGGTGGCAGAGCACAGAGGGGATACAGTCTTGACGGGCACTGATTTCCTGTGCTAAGCACTCTTCACCCATTCTGGTCAAAACCCCTCAGCGGCAGTGGGAGAAAGACGTGCTCTGGTGAACCCCACCTGCTGAGAGGTGCTGTCACTGGTCCAGAGACGCTGTCCATGATGAAGTGAGGGCTCGAACTCAGGCCTGCCCGACTGGGAAGTGGGAAAGGTTATTGGCGGGGAGGGCAGGCGGAGGTGGCGGTGGGGAGCTGTACCTGCAGGCCTGGGGAAGTTGTGTCTACCCTGCGCCCCTACCAACagtggtgtgggggtggggcagggggttcTCTGCTGGTTGCAGCCTGTCCCAT belongs to Canis lupus familiaris isolate Mischka breed German Shepherd chromosome 24, alternate assembly UU_Cfam_GSD_1.0, whole genome shotgun sequence and includes:
- the TCF15 gene encoding transcription factor 15; its protein translation is MAFALLRPVGAHVLYPDVRLLSEDEENRSESDASDQSFGCCEGLEAARRGPGPGGGRRASGGGGGGGAGPVVVVRQRQAANARERDRTQSVNTAFTALRTLIPTEPVDRKLSKIETLRLASSYIAHLANVLLLGDAADDGQPCFRAAGSAKSAVPAAPDGGRQPRSICTFCLSNQRKGGGRRDLGGSCLKVRGVAPLRVPRR